From a region of the Flavobacterium branchiarum genome:
- a CDS encoding nuclear transport factor 2 family protein, with amino-acid sequence MKKLIVLLLFVTSFAEAQTSDTDKINKTLDAWHKAAGDASFEPYFALMANDAIFIGTDATENWNKADFKVWAKPFFDKGKAWNFTALERHVFFDATGKTAWFDELLDTQMKICRGSGVMVKEGKEWKVKHYVLSMTIPNDNVDEIIKIKAPIEDVLITKLKKK; translated from the coding sequence ATGAAAAAATTAATCGTTCTACTGTTATTCGTTACATCTTTTGCGGAAGCACAAACATCAGACACTGATAAAATTAATAAAACGCTCGATGCTTGGCACAAAGCTGCGGGAGATGCTAGTTTTGAACCTTATTTTGCTTTGATGGCAAATGATGCAATTTTTATAGGTACAGATGCTACCGAGAATTGGAACAAAGCCGATTTTAAAGTTTGGGCGAAGCCTTTTTTTGATAAAGGCAAAGCTTGGAATTTTACAGCATTAGAACGTCATGTGTTTTTTGATGCAACAGGAAAAACGGCTTGGTTTGATGAGTTACTTGATACTCAAATGAAAATTTGTCGTGGATCTGGAGTTATGGTAAAAGAAGGAAAAGAATGGAAAGTAAAGCATTATGTCCTGTCTATGACTATTCCGAATGATAATGTGGATGAAATTATTAAAATTAAGGCTCCTATTGAAGATGTTCTAATTACTAAATTAAAGAAAAAGTAA
- the trmB gene encoding tRNA (guanosine(46)-N7)-methyltransferase TrmB — MGSKNKLKRFKENETFDNVFQPTREEVVGDLFPHKGKWNKDFFKNDNPLVLELGCGKGEYSVGLAERYPNKNFIGIDIKGARFWRGAKTAVETGLHNVAFIRTQIELINHIFAENEVDEIWITFPDPQIKYKRTKHRMTNSEFLQLYKKILKKDGVVNLKTDSEFMHGYTLGLLHGEGHEVLYANHNVYVNEGSPEEVTAFQTFYEKQYLEINKAITYIRFKIKA, encoded by the coding sequence GTGGGAAGTAAAAATAAACTAAAGAGATTCAAGGAAAACGAAACATTTGATAACGTTTTTCAACCAACGAGAGAAGAAGTTGTAGGCGATTTATTTCCTCACAAAGGGAAATGGAACAAAGACTTCTTTAAGAATGATAATCCGTTGGTACTTGAGTTAGGTTGTGGAAAAGGAGAATATTCAGTAGGATTAGCAGAGAGATATCCAAATAAGAATTTTATTGGAATCGATATAAAAGGAGCTCGTTTCTGGCGTGGTGCAAAAACTGCTGTAGAAACAGGTTTGCATAATGTTGCTTTTATCCGTACTCAAATCGAATTGATAAACCATATTTTTGCCGAAAATGAAGTAGATGAAATCTGGATTACTTTTCCAGATCCACAAATAAAATACAAACGTACAAAGCACCGAATGACTAATTCGGAATTTTTACAGTTGTATAAAAAAATCCTTAAAAAAGATGGTGTTGTAAATTTAAAAACCGATAGTGAATTTATGCATGGTTACACCTTAGGGTTGTTACATGGAGAAGGACATGAGGTTTTGTATGCCAACCATAATGTGTATGTAAACGAGGGAAGCCCAGAAGAGGTAACTGCTTTTCAAACATTTTATGAGAAGCAATAC
- a CDS encoding prolyl oligopeptidase family serine peptidase, which translates to MAITATTVAFGQSQKSSSIKYPETKKGDVVDTYFDAKISDPYRWLEDDKSEETAAWVKAQNKVTYAYLDQIPFRDELKKRMEKLWNYEKIGAPSVKGKATYYSKNNGLQNQSVVYRKGENGKDEVFLDPNTFSKDGTTSLGGLDFTKDGTIAAYSISEGGSDWRKVIIINAQTRKILEDTLVDVKFSGISWKGNEGFYYSSYEKPKGSELSAKTDQHKLYFHKLGTPQKDDKVIFGADQKRRYVGGSVTDDMKYLIITAANSTYGNELYIKDLTKENSPIVTIVDNFKSANSVIENEGSKLFIETDLNAPNKRIVTVDANNAKPENWKNFIAETDNVLSPSTGGGYFFAKYMKDAVSVVKQYDYTGKLIREIKLPAVGTAGGFSGEKDDKVVYYSFTNYTIPGTIYSLDVKTGKSVVYQQPKVDFKSADYESKQVFYTSKDGTKVPMIITYKKGLKLNGKNPTILYGYGGFNASLTPSFNIANAVWMENGGVYAVPNLRGGGEYGKKWHDAGTKMQKQNVFDDFIAAAEYLIAQKYTSSDFLAIRGGSNGGLLVGATMTQRPELMKVALPAVGVMDMLRYHTFTAGAGWAYDYGTSQDSKEMFEYIKGYSPVHTVKKGVHYPATMVTTGDHDDRVVPAHSFKFAAELQEKQTGDNPVLIRIDVKAGHGAGKSVAATIQENVDIQAFTLYNMGFKELPKK; encoded by the coding sequence ATGGCTATAACCGCAACTACAGTGGCGTTTGGACAAAGTCAAAAATCAAGTTCAATTAAATATCCTGAAACAAAAAAGGGAGATGTTGTTGATACTTATTTTGATGCAAAAATTAGCGATCCATATCGTTGGTTAGAAGATGATAAATCTGAAGAAACAGCTGCTTGGGTAAAAGCACAGAATAAAGTTACCTATGCGTATTTAGACCAAATTCCTTTTCGTGATGAATTAAAAAAACGAATGGAGAAACTATGGAACTATGAAAAAATTGGAGCACCTTCTGTAAAAGGAAAAGCTACTTATTATTCTAAAAATAACGGTTTGCAAAATCAATCTGTAGTTTATAGAAAAGGAGAAAATGGTAAAGATGAGGTTTTCTTAGATCCAAATACATTCTCAAAAGACGGAACCACATCGTTAGGAGGATTAGATTTTACTAAAGACGGAACCATCGCAGCATACTCTATTTCTGAGGGAGGAAGCGATTGGAGAAAAGTAATTATCATAAACGCACAAACACGTAAAATTCTAGAAGATACTTTGGTAGACGTAAAGTTTAGTGGTATCTCTTGGAAAGGAAACGAAGGATTTTACTATTCTAGTTATGAGAAACCAAAAGGAAGTGAATTGTCTGCTAAAACAGATCAACATAAATTGTACTTCCATAAACTAGGAACACCTCAAAAAGACGATAAAGTTATTTTTGGAGCAGATCAAAAAAGAAGATATGTTGGAGGTTCTGTAACCGATGATATGAAATATTTAATTATCACAGCGGCGAATTCTACTTACGGAAATGAGTTGTACATTAAAGATTTAACTAAAGAAAATAGTCCAATTGTTACTATTGTAGATAATTTTAAAAGCGCTAATTCAGTAATCGAAAACGAAGGATCAAAATTGTTTATCGAAACTGATTTAAATGCACCAAACAAACGTATTGTAACAGTTGATGCAAATAATGCAAAACCAGAAAACTGGAAAAACTTTATTGCAGAAACAGATAATGTATTGTCACCATCAACAGGAGGAGGCTATTTCTTTGCAAAATACATGAAAGATGCCGTTTCTGTAGTAAAACAATATGACTACACAGGAAAATTAATCCGTGAGATCAAATTGCCAGCGGTAGGAACAGCAGGTGGTTTTAGTGGAGAAAAAGACGATAAAGTTGTGTACTACTCATTTACCAATTACACAATTCCAGGAACTATTTATTCTTTGGATGTTAAAACAGGAAAATCAGTAGTTTATCAGCAACCTAAAGTTGATTTCAAAAGCGCTGATTACGAATCAAAACAAGTATTTTATACTTCAAAAGACGGAACAAAAGTTCCAATGATTATCACTTATAAAAAAGGATTAAAATTAAACGGTAAAAACCCAACCATTTTATATGGTTACGGAGGGTTTAATGCAAGCTTAACGCCATCATTTAATATTGCTAACGCAGTTTGGATGGAAAACGGTGGAGTTTATGCAGTTCCAAATCTTCGTGGAGGAGGAGAATACGGTAAAAAATGGCATGATGCAGGAACAAAAATGCAAAAGCAAAATGTATTTGATGATTTCATTGCAGCAGCTGAATATCTTATCGCTCAAAAATATACATCTTCAGATTTCTTAGCAATTCGCGGAGGTTCAAACGGAGGATTATTAGTAGGAGCAACAATGACACAACGTCCAGAATTAATGAAAGTGGCTTTACCAGCAGTAGGAGTTATGGATATGTTACGTTACCATACATTTACAGCAGGAGCAGGATGGGCATACGATTACGGAACATCTCAAGATAGCAAAGAAATGTTTGAATATATCAAAGGATATTCACCAGTTCATACTGTAAAAAAAGGAGTTCATTACCCAGCAACTATGGTAACTACAGGAGATCATGATGATAGAGTAGTGCCAGCACATAGTTTTAAATTTGCAGCCGAATTACAAGAAAAACAAACAGGAGACAATCCAGTTTTAATTCGTATCGATGTAAAAGCAGGACATGGAGCAGGAAAATCTGTAGCAGCTACAATTCAAGAAAATGTCGATATTCAGGCATTTACATTGTACAATATGGGATTCAAAGAATTACCTAAAAAATAA
- a CDS encoding oxidoreductase produces the protein MKKAILYGASGLVGSYILEDLLKSPNYEQITIVVRKDLNIQHPKLKTLIADFHSLPEVAKDIAVDEIFIALGSTQKKTPDKKIYYQIDHDYPLLSAKLAKENGAKAVFLVSAVGANPNSSVFYTKLKGETEQDIISLDFDHTFIFRPSMILGNRKENRPLEKVFITLFKFINPLFMGNLSKYKGIEASDIAKAMVNSINHHDDKVKIFHWKDMNALLK, from the coding sequence ATGAAAAAAGCGATTTTATACGGAGCAAGCGGATTAGTTGGATCTTATATTCTTGAGGATCTTCTTAAGAGTCCCAATTATGAGCAGATAACAATTGTTGTAAGGAAAGATTTAAACATTCAACATCCGAAACTAAAAACGCTTATAGCAGATTTTCATTCCTTACCCGAAGTTGCAAAAGATATCGCAGTAGATGAAATTTTTATTGCTCTTGGAAGTACCCAAAAGAAAACTCCCGATAAAAAAATCTATTATCAGATTGATCATGATTACCCTTTACTATCAGCAAAACTAGCAAAAGAGAATGGTGCAAAAGCTGTTTTTCTAGTTTCAGCAGTTGGAGCAAATCCTAATTCATCTGTTTTTTACACTAAACTAAAGGGAGAAACGGAACAAGATATTATTAGTTTAGATTTTGATCATACATTTATCTTTCGACCATCTATGATTTTAGGTAATAGAAAAGAGAATCGCCCTCTTGAAAAGGTTTTCATAACGCTATTTAAATTCATCAATCCTTTGTTCATGGGCAACCTAAGTAAATACAAAGGCATTGAAGCAAGTGATATAGCCAAAGCGATGGTAAATAGTATTAATCATCATGATGACAAGGTTAAAATTTTTCATTGGAAAGACATGAACGCTTTATTAAAATAA
- a CDS encoding Gfo/Idh/MocA family protein, translating into MEIIRWGIIGCGNVTEVKSGPAFQKVKNSALVAVMRRDAKLAEDYAKRHNVVKWYSDAIDLINDPEVDAVYIATPPSSHKEYTLLCAKVGKPVYVEKPMAMNFEECNEMIQACKENNVPLFVAYYRRCLPRFLKIKELIDTGAIGTPRHVNCVLYHSFEARYDDEINLPWTVLPHISGGGIFVDLACHTLDFLDFVFGPIKSVRGHATSQLLAYPAEDSVSMSFLFENGIHGTGLWNFASYKREDKVEIVGDKGKISFSTFGTDPVVFEDKDGKIESFPIENPIHIQQPLIETVVQELLGNPGCPSNGVSASRTNWVMDEVLKEFREKRKENREKKIEKRK; encoded by the coding sequence ATGGAAATTATCAGATGGGGAATTATAGGCTGTGGTAATGTGACCGAAGTTAAGAGTGGGCCAGCATTTCAGAAAGTAAAAAACTCCGCTTTGGTTGCAGTAATGCGTCGGGATGCAAAATTGGCCGAGGACTATGCAAAGCGTCATAATGTAGTCAAATGGTATTCGGATGCAATAGATTTAATAAATGATCCAGAGGTAGATGCTGTTTATATTGCAACACCACCATCATCGCATAAAGAATATACGCTTTTATGTGCCAAAGTGGGAAAACCTGTATATGTCGAAAAACCAATGGCAATGAATTTTGAAGAATGCAACGAAATGATACAAGCTTGCAAAGAAAACAATGTGCCTTTGTTTGTGGCTTATTATCGCAGATGTTTGCCCCGTTTTTTAAAAATCAAAGAGCTAATCGATACTGGAGCAATTGGAACACCAAGACATGTAAATTGTGTTTTATATCATTCTTTTGAAGCAAGATACGACGATGAAATTAATTTGCCTTGGACAGTTTTACCGCATATTTCTGGTGGAGGAATATTTGTTGACTTAGCGTGTCACACATTAGATTTTCTAGATTTTGTTTTCGGTCCAATTAAGTCAGTTCGTGGTCATGCTACATCGCAACTTTTGGCGTATCCAGCCGAAGATAGTGTCTCAATGTCGTTTTTGTTCGAAAACGGAATTCACGGTACTGGTTTGTGGAATTTTGCCAGTTACAAACGAGAAGATAAAGTCGAAATTGTAGGCGATAAAGGAAAGATCTCCTTTTCAACCTTTGGTACTGATCCAGTAGTATTCGAGGATAAAGATGGAAAAATTGAAAGCTTCCCGATAGAAAACCCAATACATATTCAGCAACCACTTATCGAAACAGTAGTACAAGAATTATTAGGTAATCCGGGTTGCCCGTCTAATGGAGTTTCGGCTTCAAGAACTAATTGGGTGATGGATGAAGTTTTAAAAGAATTTAGAGAAAAGAGAAAAGAAAATAGAGAAAAGAAAATAGAGAAAAGAAAATAG
- the wrbA gene encoding NAD(P)H:quinone oxidoreductase: MKKQLLALLTLIFIGFGANAQVKTPDTNVLVLIHSQSGGTYKMAKAMAEGIQEYPNTKATIKRVPSINPKEKLTAEVEKLPIATIEELANYDGIAFGSPVHFANISADMSYFFSKSIPIWTSRVLEGKPATVFMSAGSGAGKEAAILSFWNILASHGMVIVPTGIMGTATLDKTVPQGNTPFGATSLAGSTGTRPSASELNLAKEQGKALARVASGLKNTESAKMLKGTSAETKVGFDVNKVLKDNNIVIPEAPMPVGNYVPYTISNNKVYINQVALKDGKILHPGRIGTTVTDEQAKEATYQTMLNVIAVLKVACGGDLNKVKQCVQLTGYFNTTPEYTGHAGIMNSASNLTALVFGEKGKHARATIGAGSLPVNSAVEIQAIFEIE, translated from the coding sequence ATGAAAAAGCAATTACTAGCATTGTTAACCCTAATTTTTATAGGTTTTGGTGCAAATGCACAAGTTAAAACACCAGATACAAACGTTTTGGTTCTTATACATTCACAAAGTGGAGGAACGTATAAAATGGCAAAAGCAATGGCAGAGGGAATTCAGGAGTATCCAAATACAAAAGCAACAATAAAAAGAGTTCCTTCAATCAATCCAAAGGAAAAATTGACAGCTGAGGTTGAGAAATTGCCAATTGCAACAATCGAAGAATTGGCTAATTACGACGGAATAGCTTTTGGAAGTCCGGTTCACTTTGCTAATATCAGTGCCGATATGAGTTACTTTTTCAGTAAAAGTATTCCGATTTGGACATCAAGAGTTTTAGAAGGAAAACCAGCAACAGTTTTTATGTCGGCTGGATCAGGAGCAGGAAAAGAAGCAGCGATTTTGTCTTTTTGGAACATCCTTGCATCACACGGAATGGTAATTGTACCAACAGGAATTATGGGAACAGCAACTTTGGATAAAACAGTTCCACAAGGAAACACGCCTTTTGGAGCAACTTCATTGGCTGGATCAACAGGAACAAGACCTTCTGCTAGCGAATTGAATTTGGCTAAAGAACAAGGTAAAGCTTTGGCAAGAGTTGCTTCGGGATTGAAAAATACAGAAAGTGCTAAAATGCTAAAAGGGACTTCGGCAGAAACTAAAGTAGGTTTTGATGTCAATAAAGTATTAAAAGATAATAATATCGTGATTCCAGAAGCTCCAATGCCAGTTGGAAATTATGTTCCATATACAATTTCGAACAATAAAGTTTACATCAACCAAGTTGCGTTAAAAGATGGAAAGATATTACATCCGGGTAGAATTGGTACAACAGTTACCGATGAGCAAGCTAAGGAAGCAACATATCAAACAATGCTAAATGTTATTGCAGTATTGAAAGTAGCTTGTGGAGGCGATTTGAATAAAGTAAAACAATGTGTGCAGTTAACAGGATATTTTAATACAACTCCAGAATATACAGGACATGCAGGAATTATGAATTCGGCTTCTAATTTAACAGCATTAGTTTTTGGAGAAAAAGGAAAACATGCAAGAGCAACAATTGGTGCAGGTTCTTTACCAGTAAATTCAGCAGTAGAAATTCAAGCTATTTTCGAAATCGAATAA
- a CDS encoding HPF/RaiA family ribosome-associated protein — MKIQINTDKNIEGHERLEAYFSGELNKSLARFEDKVTRIEVHFGDENGEKFSLNDKKCVIEVRPVKLQPITATEHADTLEKAFNGALSKVKKSLTTAFEKMKEY, encoded by the coding sequence ATGAAAATTCAAATCAACACCGACAAAAACATAGAAGGACACGAGAGATTAGAAGCTTATTTCTCTGGCGAATTAAATAAATCGTTAGCACGTTTTGAAGACAAGGTTACACGCATCGAAGTGCATTTTGGAGACGAAAACGGAGAGAAATTTAGTCTGAACGATAAAAAATGTGTGATTGAAGTTCGTCCAGTAAAATTACAGCCTATTACAGCTACTGAGCATGCCGATACGCTTGAAAAAGCTTTTAACGGTGCTTTGAGTAAAGTTAAAAAATCACTTACTACAGCTTTCGAAAAAATGAAAGAGTATTAA
- a CDS encoding HNH endonuclease, which produces MDPKKLWTREELILAFNLYLKIAFGKTHSSNPRIIELANLINRTPASIVMRLGNFASIDPFHINRGITGLKNGMNQVQPIWNEFFNNQEELVFLSEQILAKKENVTIEKKFEEILFDVKDLKGEDVTRVVKTRVNQSVFRQMVLSNYNNKCAITGIDVPELLLASHIIPWSKNEEHRLNPENGICFSALYDKAFDKGLIAIDLNHEIIFSDRIKKKKGTEFFDRYFSKIENQKIISAHITPRKEFLEYHLDTIFNSLV; this is translated from the coding sequence ATGGATCCAAAAAAATTGTGGACACGCGAAGAATTAATATTAGCTTTCAATTTATACTTGAAAATTGCTTTTGGAAAAACACATTCAAGTAATCCCCGAATAATTGAATTAGCAAATCTTATTAATAGAACTCCTGCCTCAATTGTAATGAGATTAGGTAATTTTGCTAGTATTGACCCTTTTCATATTAATAGAGGAATTACTGGTTTGAAAAACGGAATGAATCAAGTACAGCCTATTTGGAATGAATTTTTTAATAATCAAGAGGAATTGGTTTTCTTGAGTGAACAAATTCTTGCCAAAAAAGAGAATGTTACAATCGAAAAGAAATTTGAAGAGATACTTTTTGATGTAAAAGACTTAAAAGGAGAAGATGTTACTAGAGTAGTAAAGACGAGAGTAAATCAATCTGTTTTTAGGCAAATGGTTTTATCTAATTACAATAATAAATGTGCAATTACAGGAATTGATGTTCCAGAGCTTTTGTTAGCTAGTCATATAATACCTTGGTCTAAAAATGAAGAGCATCGGTTAAATCCTGAAAACGGAATTTGTTTTTCGGCACTTTATGATAAAGCTTTTGATAAAGGATTAATTGCGATAGATTTAAATCACGAAATAATATTCTCTGATAGAATTAAAAAGAAAAAAGGAACAGAATTTTTTGATAGATATTTTAGTAAAATCGAAAATCAAAAAATAATATCTGCTCATATTACACCGCGAAAAGAATTTCTTGAATATCATCTTGATACGATTTTTAATTCTTTGGTTTGA
- a CDS encoding AsmA family protein, which produces MKQFLQSASFKKYAKRVALFFLGLIGLVLIASGGLAFYFSNNKAEIVSKINNKINDNISGKIHIGDIQYKFLTGFPNLTLALKDVELKDSLWAEHKRTFLVAKEIEVRLNVMSLLSDKIDFHKIEINSATLDLYNGPNGITNTDIFRKKPKKETNESTKTTLVDEISMTNVHFISENKPRNKLFDFEVMALKAKINYDGDNWQTNVFVDTNVKSMAFNTEKGSFAKDKRIRGIIAVDYKLDQNKITANVDGLAIGGDKFDVKSSFDVGKGTSNFLIDIKTKILWKDATNLLVNNISSKLIFYDLKKPIDVRCILDGDFDSEGDPKINVTAVVENNELHIPDGSISDCSFNGKFTNIFKEELGCEDANSAIIIKDFKGAYNKMAFVISDAMIHNLDKPVGTGILKANFDVTNLNSIIDSNLMRFSNGQAKVDFKFECDIVDLYFRKPKFIGSVRVANASLKYIPKGLNFEKTNIQLDFTEQALLIKKFAFKDRHNTVYVEGRVDNFLNLYYDAPEKMLIDWKISSPSIDIKQFIGVIAATQQKKQVAKSTANHQNFSDQLHTVINKCQVALQLNLDKLVYGKLTASNAKATIKLTNSNVTVQNGFLKTSGGTVAFSGVLNPIGNKYKLQSNAQVNNVDITSFLTSFNNFDIKSFEANDIKGKLTTKANIDGLMDAKGDLVPKSATGNVSFNVNNGALVNFEPIVKIGKFAFPFRDVKNITFSDLAGNLVVRGHDIDVVDLRVSSSVLNFDVEGVYSIGNNTKLAMTVPLRNSKNDTKLATKEERDAIRNRGIVLHLLAVDEGGKIKIKWGRKDK; this is translated from the coding sequence ATGAAACAATTTCTTCAGTCAGCCTCTTTTAAAAAGTATGCCAAGCGTGTTGCTTTGTTTTTCTTGGGACTTATTGGTTTGGTGCTAATAGCGTCAGGCGGATTAGCATTTTACTTTAGTAATAACAAAGCCGAAATTGTCTCTAAAATAAACAATAAGATAAATGATAACATCAGCGGGAAAATTCATATTGGAGATATTCAGTACAAGTTTCTCACGGGGTTTCCAAATCTTACTTTAGCCTTAAAAGATGTTGAGCTAAAAGACAGTTTGTGGGCAGAGCACAAGAGAACATTTCTAGTAGCAAAAGAAATAGAAGTACGATTAAATGTCATGAGTTTGCTATCTGATAAAATTGACTTTCATAAAATCGAAATAAATAGCGCAACACTCGATTTATACAATGGTCCAAACGGAATAACAAACACAGATATTTTTAGGAAGAAGCCGAAAAAAGAAACAAACGAAAGTACAAAAACAACATTGGTCGATGAAATTAGTATGACCAATGTGCATTTTATTTCCGAAAACAAACCGCGAAATAAGTTGTTTGATTTTGAGGTAATGGCACTAAAAGCCAAAATTAATTATGATGGCGACAATTGGCAAACCAATGTTTTTGTAGATACAAATGTAAAAAGCATGGCGTTTAATACAGAAAAAGGAAGCTTTGCCAAAGACAAACGAATTAGAGGAATCATAGCAGTTGATTATAAATTAGATCAAAATAAAATCACAGCCAATGTTGATGGATTAGCAATAGGAGGAGATAAATTTGATGTTAAATCCAGTTTTGATGTAGGTAAGGGAACTTCTAATTTCTTGATTGACATAAAAACAAAGATTCTTTGGAAAGATGCCACCAATTTATTGGTCAATAATATTAGTTCAAAACTAATTTTTTACGATTTAAAAAAGCCAATTGATGTAAGATGTATTCTTGATGGAGATTTTGATTCTGAAGGAGATCCCAAAATTAATGTAACAGCTGTAGTAGAAAATAATGAACTGCATATTCCAGATGGTTCTATTTCAGATTGTAGCTTCAACGGAAAATTCACGAATATATTCAAAGAAGAATTGGGTTGTGAAGATGCTAATTCGGCTATAATAATAAAAGATTTTAAAGGAGCCTATAACAAAATGGCTTTTGTGATTTCAGATGCAATGATACATAATCTGGATAAACCAGTTGGAACAGGGATATTAAAAGCCAATTTTGATGTTACAAATCTCAATAGTATAATCGATAGTAATTTAATGCGTTTTTCAAACGGTCAAGCCAAAGTCGATTTTAAATTCGAATGTGATATCGTCGATTTGTACTTTAGAAAACCCAAATTTATAGGAAGCGTTCGAGTAGCCAATGCCAGTTTAAAGTATATTCCGAAAGGACTTAATTTTGAAAAAACAAACATACAGTTGGACTTTACGGAACAAGCACTTTTAATTAAAAAATTTGCATTCAAAGACCGACACAATACCGTTTATGTAGAAGGAAGAGTCGATAACTTCTTGAATCTGTATTATGATGCTCCCGAAAAGATGTTAATCGATTGGAAGATTTCTAGTCCAAGTATCGATATAAAACAGTTTATAGGAGTGATTGCTGCAACGCAACAAAAGAAACAAGTTGCAAAAAGCACAGCCAATCATCAGAATTTTTCAGATCAGCTACATACAGTTATAAATAAATGTCAAGTTGCATTGCAACTAAATTTAGATAAGTTGGTTTACGGAAAACTAACGGCTTCAAATGCCAAGGCAACAATAAAACTAACCAATTCAAATGTAACAGTCCAAAATGGATTTTTGAAAACATCAGGAGGAACGGTTGCTTTCTCGGGAGTCTTGAATCCAATCGGGAATAAGTATAAGCTACAGTCAAATGCACAGGTAAATAATGTAGATATTACCAGTTTTCTGACTTCATTCAATAACTTCGATATCAAGTCATTTGAGGCAAATGATATAAAAGGAAAATTAACAACCAAAGCAAATATTGATGGGCTAATGGATGCTAAAGGAGATTTAGTACCAAAATCGGCAACAGGAAATGTTAGTTTTAATGTCAATAATGGTGCTTTGGTAAACTTTGAACCAATTGTAAAAATTGGAAAGTTTGCATTTCCGTTTCGAGATGTAAAAAATATTACATTCAGTGATTTGGCAGGAAACCTAGTTGTTAGAGGACATGATATTGATGTGGTAGATTTAAGAGTGAGTTCGAGTGTTTTAAATTTCGATGTCGAAGGAGTTTATTCCATCGGAAACAATACCAAGCTAGCGATGACAGTTCCACTCCGAAATTCTAAAAATGATACCAAACTAGCTACCAAAGAAGAGCGAGATGCCATTCGCAACCGAGGAATCGTTTTGCATTTACTAGCCGTAGACGAAGGAGGGAAAATAAAAATAAAATGGGGGAGGAAAGATAAGTAA